The following proteins come from a genomic window of Nocardioides albertanoniae:
- a CDS encoding LLM class F420-dependent oxidoreductase, protein MRHGIVLFTSDRGITPAELATAAEERGFDTFYVPEHTHIPVRRDALHPTGGTELPDDRYLRTLDPWVTLGTCAAVTSRIGLSTAVALPVESDPITLAKTIATLDHLSGGRVSLGVGFGWNTDELADHGVPGDRKRTALKEYLEAMRALWTEEEAAYHGEFVDFGPSWAYPKPPQGRIPTIVGAGGGPKTLRWIARNAEGWMSTPTEDGIGDKVKTLQDEWESAGREGKPEVRVLVAKRPTPDDLAEWAVADELIWGVPDADPSGVLTYLDKLAGRLDLA, encoded by the coding sequence ATGCGCCACGGCATCGTCCTGTTCACCTCGGACCGCGGCATCACGCCCGCCGAGCTCGCCACCGCCGCCGAGGAGCGCGGCTTCGACACGTTCTACGTGCCCGAGCACACCCATATCCCGGTGCGTCGCGACGCGCTCCACCCCACCGGCGGCACCGAGCTCCCCGACGATCGCTACCTGCGTACGCTCGACCCCTGGGTCACGCTCGGCACCTGTGCCGCGGTGACGTCGCGGATCGGTCTCTCCACCGCCGTCGCGCTGCCGGTGGAGTCGGACCCGATCACGCTCGCCAAGACCATCGCGACCCTCGACCACCTCTCCGGCGGTCGGGTCTCGCTGGGCGTCGGCTTCGGCTGGAACACCGACGAGCTCGCCGACCACGGCGTCCCCGGCGACCGTAAGCGCACCGCCCTGAAGGAGTATCTCGAGGCGATGCGCGCGCTGTGGACCGAGGAGGAGGCCGCCTATCACGGCGAGTTCGTCGACTTCGGTCCGTCCTGGGCCTACCCGAAGCCTCCCCAGGGCCGGATCCCGACGATCGTCGGAGCCGGCGGCGGCCCGAAGACGCTGCGCTGGATCGCCCGCAACGCCGAGGGGTGGATGTCGACCCCGACCGAGGACGGCATCGGCGACAAGGTCAAGACGCTCCAGGACGAGTGGGAGTCGGCCGGGCGCGAGGGCAAGCCCGAGGTGCGGGTGCTCGTCGCGAAGAGGCCGACGCCCGACGACCTCGCCGAGTGGGCGGTCGCCGACGAGCTGATCTGGGGCGTACCCGACGCCGATCCGTCCGGCGTGCTCACCTATCTCGACAAGCTCGCCGGCCGTCTCGACCTGGCCTGA
- a CDS encoding enoyl-CoA hydratase/isomerase family protein, with amino-acid sequence MSDLLLREDRERVRTLSLNRPDQLNAFNQELYVALAEALGEADGDPDVAVVMLTGVGRAFSAGTDLLEMRQTAAGADDAGASHGFVGLVDALAGFTKPLVVAVNGLGLGIGVTLLGYADLAFASSAARFKTPFTTLGVAPEAASSFLVPRLVGRQNAAWMLLSGEWVDAEEALEMGLVWRVTSPEGLLATAWKHAATLAARPISSLVAVKETMTASLRPGIEAARELENAKFAELMGAPANLEALTAFAEGREPDFTNLPPGA; translated from the coding sequence ATGTCGGATCTGCTCCTGCGCGAGGATCGAGAGCGTGTCCGTACGCTGAGCCTGAACCGCCCCGACCAGCTCAACGCCTTCAACCAGGAGCTCTACGTCGCGCTGGCCGAGGCGCTGGGCGAGGCGGACGGCGACCCGGACGTCGCCGTCGTGATGCTGACCGGTGTCGGCCGGGCCTTCTCCGCGGGCACGGACCTCCTCGAGATGAGGCAGACCGCCGCCGGTGCCGACGACGCCGGCGCCTCGCACGGCTTCGTCGGGCTGGTCGACGCGTTGGCCGGGTTCACCAAGCCGCTGGTCGTGGCGGTCAACGGGCTGGGTCTCGGCATCGGGGTGACGCTGCTCGGCTACGCCGACCTGGCCTTCGCCTCGAGCGCCGCAAGGTTCAAGACGCCGTTCACGACCCTCGGGGTGGCTCCCGAGGCGGCTTCCAGCTTCTTGGTCCCGCGGCTCGTCGGGCGTCAGAACGCCGCGTGGATGCTGTTGTCGGGGGAGTGGGTCGACGCCGAGGAGGCCCTCGAGATGGGCCTGGTCTGGCGGGTCACCTCGCCCGAGGGGCTTCTCGCCACCGCCTGGAAGCATGCCGCCACGCTCGCGGCTCGCCCGATCAGCAGCCTGGTGGCGGTCAAGGAGACCATGACCGCGTCGTTGCGCCCCGGCATCGAGGCAGCCCGCGAGCTGGAGAACGCGAAGTTTGCCGAGCTGATGGGCGCCCCGGCCAACCTGGAGGCGCTCACCGCCTTCGCCGAGGGGCGGGAGCCCGACTTCACGAACCTTCCGCCCGGCGCCTGA
- a CDS encoding TetR/AcrR family transcriptional regulator, producing MSSQVNQTPRRGVDGRQARTVERLMVAGMEELRAVGHETLTVRGVALRAGVSSATAYTYLGSKNRLFVELFWRHLAEASAVETTGSRAERVQAAVRSLTTRIAQEPELAAAVTPALLGSDADVARLRLRIGSEFASRFDAALGEGAEEAVREALLLAFFGALLQAGMGLMTFDEMVDRLAPVVAVIVA from the coding sequence GTGTCCAGTCAGGTGAACCAGACGCCTCGCCGAGGTGTCGACGGCCGCCAGGCGCGTACGGTCGAGCGGCTCATGGTCGCCGGCATGGAGGAGCTTCGCGCCGTCGGTCACGAGACCCTGACGGTGCGCGGCGTCGCGTTGCGCGCCGGAGTCTCCTCGGCGACGGCCTACACCTACCTGGGCTCCAAGAACCGTCTCTTCGTCGAGCTGTTCTGGCGCCATCTCGCCGAGGCGTCGGCGGTGGAGACGACGGGTTCCCGCGCGGAGCGGGTGCAGGCGGCCGTACGCAGCCTGACGACCCGGATCGCCCAGGAGCCGGAGCTCGCGGCGGCGGTCACCCCGGCGCTGCTGGGCAGCGACGCGGACGTGGCCAGGCTGCGGCTGCGGATCGGCTCGGAGTTCGCCTCCAGGTTCGACGCGGCGCTCGGGGAGGGCGCTGAGGAAGCGGTGCGTGAAGCCTTGCTGCTCGCCTTCTTCGGCGCGCTGCTGCAGGCGGGCATGGGCCTGATGACCTTCGACGAGATGGTGGACCGGCTCGCGCCGGTCGTCGCCGTGATCGTCGCGTGA
- a CDS encoding cytochrome P450 yields MTSTATEIFDPYDYDFHEDPYPVYARLRDEAPLYYNASDDFWALSRHADVHAALKDDVVFSNRMGVSLDASAWSKDAHRVMSFLALDGKEQTRLRKLVSAGFTPRRVRELAPGVQALADHYLDRLLARNDDDGEADWIAELAGRLPMDVISGMIGVAESDRDEVRRLADLTVHREAGVRDVPEAGMAAALELIGYYSAMVTERRKRPGDDLTSALVQAEIDGDRLHDHEIIAFLMLMVVAGNETTTKLLGNALLHLGANPSQVEDVFTGPELVGTWVEETLRHDTSTQMLARYVADDVELHGQVVPAGSKLLVLIGAANRDERVFTSPQTFDIHRDPDELGKSLSFGVGRHFCLGANLARLETRIVLEELVRRTSGFEVHAERAVRVHSTSVRGFAELPVTFARRVR; encoded by the coding sequence ATGACCAGCACGGCCACCGAGATCTTCGACCCCTACGACTACGACTTCCACGAGGACCCCTACCCGGTCTATGCCCGGCTGCGGGACGAGGCACCCCTCTACTACAACGCCTCCGACGACTTCTGGGCGCTGTCGCGACATGCCGACGTGCACGCGGCGCTCAAGGACGATGTCGTCTTCTCCAACCGGATGGGAGTCTCGCTCGATGCGAGCGCCTGGAGCAAGGACGCTCACCGGGTGATGTCGTTCCTGGCCCTGGACGGCAAGGAGCAGACCAGGCTGCGCAAGCTGGTCTCGGCAGGCTTCACCCCGCGCAGGGTCCGCGAGCTCGCTCCCGGGGTGCAGGCGCTCGCCGACCACTATCTCGACCGGTTGCTCGCCCGAAACGATGACGACGGCGAGGCCGACTGGATCGCCGAGCTCGCCGGCAGGCTCCCGATGGACGTGATCTCGGGGATGATCGGGGTGGCCGAGTCCGACCGCGACGAGGTGCGGCGGCTGGCGGACCTGACGGTGCACCGCGAGGCCGGCGTACGTGACGTGCCGGAGGCCGGCATGGCCGCCGCCCTGGAGCTGATCGGCTACTACTCGGCGATGGTGACCGAGCGACGGAAGCGTCCGGGCGACGACCTGACCTCAGCTCTGGTGCAGGCCGAGATCGACGGCGACCGGCTCCACGACCACGAGATCATCGCGTTCTTGATGCTGATGGTCGTGGCCGGCAACGAGACCACCACCAAGCTGCTCGGCAACGCACTCCTCCATCTCGGGGCGAACCCCTCCCAGGTCGAGGACGTGTTCACCGGACCCGAGCTCGTCGGGACCTGGGTCGAGGAGACGCTGCGCCACGACACCTCGACCCAGATGCTGGCGCGTTATGTCGCCGACGACGTGGAGCTCCACGGGCAGGTGGTGCCGGCCGGCTCCAAGCTGCTGGTGCTGATCGGAGCGGCCAACCGGGACGAGCGGGTCTTCACCTCGCCGCAGACCTTCGACATCCACCGTGACCCCGACGAGCTCGGCAAGAGCCTCAGCTTCGGGGTCGGTCGTCACTTCTGTCTGGGTGCCAACCTCGCCCGCCTCGAGACCCGCATCGTGCTGGAGGAGCTGGTGCGGCGTACGTCGGGCTTCGAGGTGCACGCCGAGCGCGCCGTCCGGGTGCACTCGACCAGCGTGCGTGGGTTCGCCGAGCTCCCGGTCACCTTCGCTCGGAGGGTGCGATGA